One window of the Trifolium pratense cultivar HEN17-A07 linkage group LG2, ARS_RC_1.1, whole genome shotgun sequence genome contains the following:
- the LOC123904548 gene encoding F-box protein CPR1-like, protein MAAPTNEKKVSYIHDDIAFSILSKLPVKSLKRFSSVCKSWINLFENPIFINMFRNNLLFTLYADDDDVYLILDQLFELYDWKFYLLYGEDKFQNKQKLDLPDYVDFIREAYDVEAISILGSGINGILCIYDHDTHTEVVLWNPATRGYMKVPYSVPDFQDEDSTDISLHGFGYDHVRDDYKIIEHVGYNASCRTPSHVVFDPFWEIYSLESNSWRKINYDMPIRARATSDVYLNGVCHWWGETNNETCLVSFNLCNEVCLTTPSPLPDVPPDGFGVHLTVLNGSLALISNRKNTASYQISILGEFGVKESWIRLFDVQLASCIEQPIGAGMKGNIFFRKKDDQLACFDLTTGLIEDIGLQGTDYACQVVHYRITLPSIGEINV, encoded by the coding sequence ATGGCGGCTCCAACAAATGAGAAGAAGGTTAGTTATATACACGATGATATTGCTTTCTCCATTCTCTCCAAACTTCCTGTTAAATCTCTCAAGAGGTTTTCTTCCGTTTGCAAATCATGGATTAATCTATTTGAAAACCCTATTTTCATCAACATGTTCCGCAACAATCTCTTATTCACTCTATACGCTGATGACGACGATGTTTATCTCATTCTAGACCAGCTTTTTGAACTTTATGATTGGAAATTTTATTTGCTTTATGGTGAAGACAAGTTTCAGAATAAACAAAAATTGGATTTGCCAGATTACGTTGATTTTATTCGTGAAGCGTATGATGTTGAAGCTATTAGTATTTTAGGTTCGGGTATTAATGGCATTCTTTGTATCTACGACCATGATACTCATACAGAAGTTGTATTATGGAACCCTGCAACTAGAGGATATATGAAAGTTCCATATAGTGTTCCTGATTTTCAAGATGAGGATTCCACTGATATTTCACTTCATGGATTTGGCTATGACCATGTTAGAGATGACTATAAAATCATTGAACATGTGGGTTATAACGCAAGTTGCCGCACTCCTTCACATGTTGTGTTCGACCCATTCTGGGAGATATATAGTCTAGAAAGTAATTCCTGGAGGAAAATCAATTATGATATGCCAATTCGTGCCCGGGCGACTAGTGATGTTTACTTGAATGGGGTGTGTCATTGGTGGGGGGAAACAAATAATGAAACATGTTTGGTATCATTTAACTTGTGCAATGAGGTGTGCCTTACTACACCTTCACCCTTACCAGATGTGCCGCCTGATGGTTTTGGTGTTCATCTCACTGTTTTAAATGGCTCTCTTGCTTTGATATCTAATCGGAAAAATACTGCATCTTACCAAATATCaattttgggtgaatttggtGTCAAAGAATCCTGGATTAGACTCTTTGATGTTCAACTCGCGTCTTGCATTGAGCAACCAATCGGAGCAGGGATGAAGGGCAATATATTCTTTAGAAAAAAAGATGATCAACTTGCTTGTTTTGATTTAACTACTGGGTTGATCGAGGACATTGGTCTTCAAGGAACAGATTATGCGTGTCAGGTGGTACATTACAGGATAACCCTTCCTTCGATTGGAGaaataaatgtttaa
- the LOC123904549 gene encoding S-type anion channel SLAH1-like: MAFLRSRIHDVITKLSTETSVEVDLELTETSVEVDLESIDVAGAHNMDSSTSQVTLHTIVIFLLDVKLFGQWFTTEKRFLSVVVNPVNLVSVIGNLVAAQIATEIGWNEFAISMFSLGMVHYLILFVTLYQRLTSSNQFPIVLRPAYFLYFAVPSMASLAWKSISGAFLVSSKMLFFLSLFLFISQACRPAMFKKTMKRLNVTWWIYSFPLTFLGLACAEYAHEVKSLMASGLMLLICIVSVLVFVFLMLTTVLKIESLLNKKAPNK; the protein is encoded by the exons ATGGCTTTTCTTCGAAGTAGAATCCACGATGTGATTACCAAGCTTTCGACTGAGACAAGTGTTGAGGTTGATTTAGAGTTGACTGAGACGAGTGTTGAGGTTGATTTAGAGTCGATAGATG TGGCAGGAGCTCATAACATGGACTCTTCTACTTCTCAAGTCACACTCCATACCATCGTAATATTTCTGcttgatgtaaaactgtttggACAATGGTTCACAACTGAAAAGAGGTTTCTGTCAGTTGTAGTAAACCCAGTTAACCTGGTTTCTGTTATAGGAAACTTGGTGGCTGCTCAAATTGCGACAGAAATCGGTTGGAACGAGTTTGCAATTTCAATGTTTTCATTAGGAatggtacattatttgattctaTTTGTGACGCTGTATCAGCGTCTAACAAGTAGTAATCAGTTTCCTATAGTGTTAAGGCCAGCTTATTTCTTGTATTTTGCTGTACCAAGCATGGCAAGTCTAGCTTGGAAATCCATCTCAGGTGCTTTTCTTGTCTCATCAAAGATGCTGTTCTTTCTCTCTTTGTTCCTTTTCATTTCTCAG GCTTGCAGGCCAGCGATGTTCAAGAAAACTATGAAAAGGTTAAATGTTACATGGTGGATCTACTCATTCCCTTTAACATTCCTCGGTCTAGCTTGTGCTGAATATGCTCATGAGGTGAAAAGTCTCATGGCCTCTGGTTTAATGCTGCTGATATGTATTGTGTCTGTgctggtttttgtttttctgatgCTAACCACTGTACTCAAAATTGAGAGTCTGCTGAATAAAAAAGCTCctaataaatga